GTTTACCAGCATTGTAACAATTCCGACTGCACCGTAGAGAAAATAATCTATCGGAGACAATATCCATCTTAAAAAGAAACTGCCGATTCCAGCCTGGCTTCCATCAAGTCTCACAACCCGCATTTTCATTATTTTTTTGCCAAATGATTGTCCATTAAGAAAAGTCTCACAAAGAAGATGATAAAAAAATACAGGCAAAAAGAAAATCACACCATATGCTACCGGAAAATAAAAAGCTGAGCCTTCTGTAGCATTTAGCAGCCAGATAAAAAGAAAAAAAACTGCAAGTACATACCCTACCATTATAAGCACATCTATGATTGCTGCAACAATTCTTTCACCAATACTGGCAACCGGGTATTCAATGTTTACGTTTTGTGTTGTCTGGATTTCAATAGTTGACATAGTAGATACTAAATCAATCCACGTGCCTTTAGTTCCAAATATTTATTTATTGTGTTTACAGAAAGATTCTGAGGTGTGGTAAGTATAGACTGAATACTGTACCGGGCTAATTCCTTTACTATTAACCTTTTTTCGAAAGCAAATTTTTCCGCAATAGTTTTGTGATAAATATCCTCAACATCCTCTGCGGCCTTATCAATCAAAGCAAATAATTCAGTGTTGATAAAGAAAATCACGATTACCAGATGCGTTTGCGATAGTCTCCTCAGGCAAGCAAGCTGCCTTTGAAGTGCATTCAAGCTCTCAAAATTTGTGTACAACAAAATCAAGCTGCGATGGCTAATTTTTGTTAGTATCGTGCTCGAGAGAATTTCAAAATCAGATTCAAGAAAATCAGTCTTCTGATTATAAAGAAGCTCAAGAATATTTTCCATTTGGCGGGCCTGTCTATCTGCAGGAAGGATTTTACTTATTTTATTTGAGAAAGTGATAATTCCCGCTTTATCATGTTTTAGCATTGCTATACTGGAAATCACCAACGATGAATTTATTGCATAATCAAGCAAGCTTAATCCATTGAACGGCATTTTCATAACTCTGCCGATGTCAATAACACTATAAACCTGTTGCGATTTTTCATCATCAAAATGATTTACCATTAATTGTGCTTTTCTGGCAGTAGCTTTCCAATTAATTGTTCTGTAATCATCACCTCTGACATAGTCTCTTATATGATCAAATTCCATTGAATGACCGATACGACGGATTCTTTTTACACCGGCTTCTGTAAGTCTGTCAGAAATCGCCATCAATTCATACTTCTTCATTTGTAAATAGGAAGGATAAACAGGGACAATTTTTGTTCCTTCAAAGCTGAATCTCCTCTTTACAAATCCTATTGGTGAAGAAGCAAAAATATTTGTGCTACCAAAATTATATTCGCCCCTCTTTACAGGACGTAATGAATAAGTAAAGACTTTTTCTGAGCCTTGTTCAAGTTTTACGTTAAATGAAAGACTACGAAGCTGAAATTCAAATGGTATCTCATCGATAATTTCACAACTGATTTTAAATACATAATTATTTTCCAGGATAATTTTAATCTCATTATCATCACCATTTGATAAACGGTTCGGTACTGATCTAAAAGCATGAATTCCTTTTTTATTTGCGAAGAGAATTATTGTATCAGCAATAAGTAGAAAAATCAGAGATGCAAAAAGTAGTTGGCTGATTACAAATAAAGGAGTTATGAAATACGAAAAAACAAAAAGTATAACCAGTCCTGAAACTACCAGAAATAATCTTGAAGAAAGATAGAAAGACTTGAGTGCTTTCACTATCTAGGTACCTCTACCTTTTCGATTATTGATTTGATTATTTCATCGGGAGTTCTTCCCTCCATTTCTTTTTCAGGAGTAAGGATAATCCTATGTCTCAACGCCGGATAAACAACATGGTTAACATCATCTGGGGTAACAAAGTCTCTTCCATTCATAGCTGCAAAAGCTTTGGCTCCAATCATTATTGAAATTGAAGCTCTTGGTGAACCTCCCAAATAAAGATCGCTGTTATTTCGAGTTTTATTTACAATTTGAGTTATATAACCGGCTACCTTTTCATCAAGATGAGCAGATCGTACTTGTTCCCTGAGATGACGAAGTCGTTCTTTTGTAAATACTGGTTGAATTAAATTTAGATCATTTACATTTTTCCTGCTGTGAAGATCAAGCAGAATTTTAACCTCCTGTTCAGGAAGCGGATAATCCATTTCAACTTTGAATATAAATCTGTCAAGCTGAGCTTCAGGTAGTTTGTAAGTCCCTTCGTGCTCAATTGGATTTTGAGTTGCAAAGACGGTAAAGGGATTATCCAATTTGTATGTGTTTCCATCAACAGTAACTTGTCGTTCCTCCATCGCTTCAAACAGGGCCGATTGCGTTTTAGCCGGTGAACGATTTATTTCGTCAATCAAAATAATGTTAGAAAAAATTGGTCCGCGGTTAAACTCAAATTCAGATGACTTCATATTAAACACTGAAGTACCAAGAATGTCCGATGGCATCAAATCAGGTGTAAATTGAATTCGGGAAAAATGAGCAGAGATAGTTCTTGCAATTATTTTGGCAAGAAGTGTTTTAGCAATACCAGGAACTCCTTCTATCAGTACATGACCATCAGCCAAAATAGCGGCGATCATCATATCTATAATATTTTCTTGCCCGATAATTATTTTTTTGACTTCTGTTCTTACTTTGTCAATGGATTCTTTTAGTTCACTGAGATCGGTACGTGGAGTTAAGTTTGTTTCTTCCATTATTTTGTTCTTTCGTAAAATTTTTCAATTCTGTGATTGATGTTAATTAATTCCTCTTCTGTTATT
This region of bacterium genomic DNA includes:
- a CDS encoding MoxR family ATPase, producing the protein MEETNLTPRTDLSELKESIDKVRTEVKKIIIGQENIIDMMIAAILADGHVLIEGVPGIAKTLLAKIIARTISAHFSRIQFTPDLMPSDILGTSVFNMKSSEFEFNRGPIFSNIILIDEINRSPAKTQSALFEAMEERQVTVDGNTYKLDNPFTVFATQNPIEHEGTYKLPEAQLDRFIFKVEMDYPLPEQEVKILLDLHSRKNVNDLNLIQPVFTKERLRHLREQVRSAHLDEKVAGYITQIVNKTRNNSDLYLGGSPRASISIMIGAKAFAAMNGRDFVTPDDVNHVVYPALRHRIILTPEKEMEGRTPDEIIKSIIEKVEVPR
- a CDS encoding RDD family protein — its product is MSTIEIQTTQNVNIEYPVASIGERIVAAIIDVLIMVGYVLAVFFLFIWLLNATEGSAFYFPVAYGVIFFLPVFFYHLLCETFLNGQSFGKKIMKMRVVRLDGSQAGIGSFFLRWILSPIDYFLYGAVGIVTMLVNGKGQRLGDLAANTTVVKLKTEAKLDDTILRTTPINYEIKFPQVTALSDKDIAIIKEVLDMNYKNPDIFLYEQMLQKTKAVIEKKIGISSTLRAITFLDTILKDYNYLVGGQ
- a CDS encoding DUF58 domain-containing protein, producing the protein MKALKSFYLSSRLFLVVSGLVILFVFSYFITPLFVISQLLFASLIFLLIADTIILFANKKGIHAFRSVPNRLSNGDDNEIKIILENNYVFKISCEIIDEIPFEFQLRSLSFNVKLEQGSEKVFTYSLRPVKRGEYNFGSTNIFASSPIGFVKRRFSFEGTKIVPVYPSYLQMKKYELMAISDRLTEAGVKRIRRIGHSMEFDHIRDYVRGDDYRTINWKATARKAQLMVNHFDDEKSQQVYSVIDIGRVMKMPFNGLSLLDYAINSSLVISSIAMLKHDKAGIITFSNKISKILPADRQARQMENILELLYNQKTDFLESDFEILSSTILTKISHRSLILLYTNFESLNALQRQLACLRRLSQTHLVIVIFFINTELFALIDKAAEDVEDIYHKTIAEKFAFEKRLIVKELARYSIQSILTTPQNLSVNTINKYLELKARGLI